Part of the Cryptosporangium arvum DSM 44712 genome, AGGAACGCCACGCCGTCGGTGAGCGCGCCCCGGGCGATCCCGACCTCGATCGCGGCGTGGATGATCTGGCCGAACGCGGAGAACGTCGTGCCCGCCACCACGCGGAACGGCCGGCGCAGCACGTGCTCGGCCGGGACGACGACGTCGGTGAGCCTGGTCGTGCCGCTGAACGTCGCCCGCTGGCCGAACGCGTTCCAGTCCTGCTCGACGACCACGCCCGGGGTGTCCCGGCGCACGTAGGCGACCGAGACCTCGTCGAGTTCGTCCAGGCCGAACACCGGGATCCACTGGGCGGTGAGCGCGCCGGTCGAGTAGTACTTCGTACCGTTCACGACGACGTCCTCGCCGCGCGGGAGGATCCGCGTCCCGTACGCGCGCGAGGTCTTCGTGCCGCGCTCGGACAGCGCGTTGCCGAGGCGGGCGCCGGCCAGGAACTCGGCCGCGAAGAACTCCCGCTGGGCCGGGGTGCCCGCACGCAGGACCAGGTCGACGAACGCGACGTGGTTCTGCGGGATCTGGCCGACCGCGGGGTCGGCCGCCGAGAGCACACGGAAGACCTCGGCGACGGTCGCGGTGCTGACGCCCGCCCCGCCGAGCTCGGCCGGCACCCGCATGCCGAGCAGCCCGGTCGCGGCGAGCTGCTCGAGCTCGCGGTACGGGAGCGCGGCGGTGGAGTCACGCTCCTCCGCACCGGCCCGGAGCGTGGGGGCGAACGCGGAGGCCGCGGCCAGCACGGCCGCGTCGTCGGTGAGAACGGTCACGGGCGACTACCCTATGCGTCCCATGAGCGTGCTCGTCGTACTGCGGGGGAACTCGGGGTCGGGCAAGAGCACGGTCGCCCGGGAGCTGCGCCGCCGGCACGGGCGCGGCTGTGCGCTCGTCGACCAGGACTACCTGCGTCGCACCGTGCTCCGCGAGCACGACGTGGCCGGAGGGCTGGCGCCGACGCTGGTGGCCGCGACCGCCCGGCTGGCGCTCACGCACGGGTACTCAGTGGTGCTGGAGGGGATCCTGACCGCGGAGCGCTACCGGGAGGAGTTGGTGGCGCTCGCCGCCGGACACTCCGGGCGCTCGACGTTCTTCTGGTTCGACGTCAGCCTGCCGGAGACGCTCCGGCGGCACGCGACGCGGCCGCTGGCCGCGACGGTGGGCCCGGACGCGCTGACCAGCTGGTACCTGGAGTCGGATCGGCTCGGCGCGCCCGACGAGCACGTGATCGCCGAAGCCTCGACGCTCGACGAGACGGTCGCGTTCGTCGCCGAACGGAGCGGGCTTCCGCAGGACGGGCGCACCGAGGACTACCTGCCGTTCGCCCGGACCAGGCCGGACTCGTAGGCGAGCACGACCAGCTGGGCCCGGTCGCGGACGGCGAGTTTCGTGATGATGCGGGTGACGTGGGTCTTCGCGGTGAGCGGGCTCATCGCGAGCGCGGCGCCGATCTCGGCGTTGTTGAGGCCGGCCGCGACGAGCGTGAGGACCTCGCGCTCCCGGTCGGTGAGCGCCGCGAGCCGCTCCGGGCTCGGCTCGGCCGGCTCCACCCGGCGGGCGAACTCGGCGATGACCCGCCGGGTGACGCTCGGGCTCAGCAGCGCCTCTCCCCCGGCGACCACCCGGACCGCCCGGCAGAGTTCGTCGTGGCTCACGGTCTTGGCGAGGAAGCCGCTCGCCCCGGAGCGCAGCGCCTCGAAGACGTAGGCGTCGATCTCGAACGTCGTCAGGATCACCGTGCGGACGTCCGGCTGGGCGGCCGCGAGGCGACGGGTGACCTCGAGCCCGTCGAGGTGCGGCATCCGGATGTCGAGCAGCGCCACGTCGGGGGCGACCCGGGCGGCCTCGCGCAGCGCCTCCGGGCCGTCGGCGGCCTCCGCGACGACCTCGATGTCGCCGTCGAGCTCCAGCAGGCTCCGCAGCCCCACCCGCACGAGCTGCTGGTCGTCCGCGAGCAACACCCGGATCACGCGCCCTCCCCCTCGGCCGGGAGCCAGGCTTTCACCTCGAAGCCGCGGCGCGGGGCCGGGCCGGCGTGCAGCGAACCGCCGAGGCTCGAGACCCGCTCGCGCATGCCGGTCAGCCCGTGCCCCCAGGCGCTCACGGGCCCGCCGCGCCCGTCGTCGGTGACGGTGACCGCCACCCCCGCCGGCGACCGGTCGACCGCCACCGCGGCGGTGGAGGCGGACGCGTGGCGCAGCACGTTCGTCAGCGCCTCCTGCACGATCCGGTAGACGGTCAGCCCCACCGCGGGCGGGTAGGGCCCGGCCGGCCCGGAGCGGGCCAGCGACACCCGCACGCCGCTGTCCGCGGCCCGGCTCACGAGCTCGTCCAGCTGGGTCTCGTCCGGCAGTGCCAGCACCGGGGCCTCGCCGTCACGCAGCAGCGTCACGCTGGCCTGCAGCTCGCCGATCGCGTCGACGTTGATCGTGCGGGTGCCCTCCAGCAGCTTCTTCGCCGCCGCCGGGTCCCGATCGACGAGCTCCTTCGCCAGCGTGATCTGCAGCCCGACCACCGCCACCGTGTGCGCGGTGACGTCGTGCAGCTCGCGGGCGATCCGTAACCGCTCGGTGAGCACCCGCTCGGACGCCTCCCGCTCCTGCTGCCCGCGCTCGGCCGCGAGCCGCGCGGAGAACTCGGCCGCGAGCCGGTCCCTGGTGCGTACCGCGGTGCCCGCGACCAGCGCCAGCGCGTACACCGCGACCTCGCGCACGACCATGTCGAGCAGCTCCAGCGGTGGCACGCCCGCGCGCAGCACCCAGCCCGCTCCGATCAGGATCGCGGCGGCCCCCACCCCGGCGCCGACGAGCACCCGACCGGCCCGCGCGACCGTGTACAGCGGCACCAGCAACGGCCACAGCGGCCCCATCCCGGGAAAGCCGGTGCTGTTGTACGTGAGCACGGCGACCAGCGACGCCACCAGCACGGTCACCGGCCACCGCCGCCGCACCAGCAGCAACCCCGCCGAGCGTCACGCCGAGCGTGGCCGCGGCCACCACCGCGCCCGGGCGCGCCTCCTCCGGGCTCACCACCACCGCGATCGTCACGGCCACGGCGGTCACGACGCTCAGCACGACGTTGATCACGCGCTCACTCCCCGTGCCGATGGGCCCGCGCGACGGCTCCGGGCCCGACCACGACGTACTGCCCCATCATCCCCGCATCCTCGTGCGCGAGCAGGTGGCAGTGGTACATGTACGGCGATCGGGCGTCGACGTGCGTGCCGTAGCGGACGGCGAGCGTCACCGCGCTGTTCGCCGGCACGAACACGGTGTCCTTCTCCCCGCGCTCGGCCTCCGGTGGTGGCGCGCCGTCCCGGTCGAGCAGGTGGAACGAGGCGCCGTGGACGTGGACGTTGTGCACGTTCTGCCCGGGGTTACGGATCTCCCACCGTTCGACCGACCCGGCCGCGACCCGCCGGTCGATCCGCCCGTGGTCCAGCACCGCGCCGTTGAGATGGAACTCGCCGAGGTCCAGCCGGAACGGCTCGGGCACGGTGATCGCCGGTCGCCGCACCCCGGTCGTCAACCGCTCCGGTACCGCCGGCGAGGGACGGAGGGTGGCCGCCGCCCGCACCTGGACGAGGTCGAACGTGTCGTCGCCGCCGGCCAGACGCTGGGTGAGGAGGTTGCCGCCGAGCCGGGGGGCGAAGGACCGGAGCACGACCCGCTCGCCCGGGTCGAACGCGACGACGATCTCGGCGCGCTCCCCGGGCGAGAGCCGCAGCCGCGTGCACCGCACCGGCGTCTCCAGCCACCCGGCGTCGGTCGCGACGAGCGTGAACGCCCGGTGGTCGGTGAACCCGAGCGAGTAGACGCGCGCGTTCGAACCGTTGACCAGCCGGAAGCGCACCCGGCGGGTGACCACCTCGACGAACGGGTCGTAGCCGCCGTTGACCAAGATCGTGTCGCCGAGCAGCCCGGTGGTGGCGAGCCCGCCGAAGCCGAGGTTCGCCTCGTCGAGCCGCCCGTCGCGGGTGAAGTTCCGGTCCTGGACGATCAGCGGGATGTCGTCGACCCCGTAGTCGTGCGGCAGGGTGTCGCTGCGCTCGTCGTCGATCAGGAAGAGCCCGGCGATCCCCCGGTAGACGTGCCTGGCCGTGGTGCGGTGCAGGTGCGGGTGGTACCAGAGCGTCGCCGCCCGCTGGTCGATCGTCCAGGTCGGACGCCAGGTCGCCCCGGGCGCGATCGGCTGGTGCGGCCCGCCGTCGGCGATCGCGGGCAGGTGCATGCCGTGCCAGTGCAGCGAGGTGGTCTCCGGGAGCCGGTTGGTGACCGCGACGCTCACGCGTGCCCCCCGGCGCGCACGCAGCGTGGGCCCGAGGATCGACCCGTTCGCACCCCAGGTCGGCGTGCGCGGTCCCGGCAGCAGACGCGACTCGCCGCTCCGCAGCGTGAGCGCGGCCCCCGGGCTCGCGTCGAGCTCCGGCGGGATCGGCAGCCGGTTGCGGAACGTCAGCGTGCCGACGTTGCCGCGCCCGGCGCCGGCCCAGACGAACCCGGCGACGCCGGCGGACGGCACGACGAGCGATGCGCTCACCGCCGCACCCCACCGCAGCACGGTCCGGCGGGTCGTGGTCCTCGTCGTCATACCGGGAACGCTAGGAATTCCGTGCGGCCCGGTCGTCCTCCCGGCGGTGCCCGCGACGTACTCCCGCCGGAGTACCACGGATCACTGCCCCGCTATCGTGTCGCGTTCGGACACTCCATTCCCACGGGGGAAGCACGATGCGTGAGAAGTTACAGACCAAGGCGTTCGAGATCGTCGGCCCGGTGCTCCAGCCGGGAGAGCAGCCGGTCGCGGCGGTACGCACCAGCGTCGGCAAGTTCTCGTCAAGCCGGGCGGGCACCGTCCTGAAGAAGGGCCTGGTCATGGAGGGCGTCGGCGGGGTCGGCGCGGCCGTGCTGATGGCCCGGAAAGAACAGTTCGTGGTCCTCACCGACCGGCGGCTGATCTTCCTGCAGCAGACCATGCTGGGCGGCCCGGGCAAGAAGGTGCTCGGCGAGGTGCCGCGCCACCAAGTGTCGCTGGTGGAGGCCCAGATCGGCCTCTTCACTCTGCTGCGCCTGGCCTTCGGCAACCAGGGTGACGGGGTGGCGCTGACCTTCCCGCGCCAGGACAAGCGCAACGCCGAGGCCCTGGCCGCGGCGCTGGGCCACCGACCGGGCCCGGCCTGACCGAGAGCTTCACGTCGGGCCGGTCGGGACGACCGACCGGCCCGATCAGCCGGTGGGCAGGCTCAGCCCGTGGGCAGGCTCAGCCCGTGGGCAGGCTCAGCCGGTGGGCAGGCTCAGCCGGTGGGCGAAGCGGGACGCGATCAGGCGGTGGCTGGCCGCGTCGGGGTGGAGGCGGTCGGGTAGCGGGTGCTCGGCGTGGTCGGCCTCGCCGTACAGGTCGAGGCCGTCGACCAGGCTCAGGTGCTCGTCCGCGCGCACCCCGGTGATGCGCGCCAACTCGTCGCGGATCACGGTCAGCGTCAGCTTGTCGGGGCCGGGTTCGCCGGTCGCGACGAACGCGACCCGCCCCTCCCGGAGCGCCTCGACGTCGAACGCGCCCGGGCCCGGTGTGGTCTCGTGGATCGGGCAGTACAGCGGCGAGATCAGCACGATCGGCGTCGTGGGGTGCCCGTCGCGGATCGTGTCGAGCAGGCCGTGCACGGCCGGGGCGAACGCGCGGCGGCGCATCAGGTCGGCGTTGACCAGGTTGATGCCGATCTCGACGCTGATGACGTCCGCGTCGCTGTCACGCAGGATCCGCCCGATGAACGGGTCGAGCAGGGCGCTGCCGCCGAAGCCGAGGTTCGTGACGTCGGCACCGGCCGCCGCCGCGGCGAGCGCCACCCAGGTCGTGGACGGGCTCGCCGCGTTGGAGCCCTGGCTGATCGAGCTGCCGTGGTGCCACCAGCGCGGCCCGACGTGCTCGGCCGCGACGACCGGGGCGTCCGCCCGCAGCGCGACGAGCTCGGTCGACTCGTGATGCGGCAGCCAGATCTCGACGCGCTTGTCGCGTGCGGGCAGCCCGGCGAACGTGAGCGTGCCCGGTGCGCCGACCTGCCGGGTCACGGTGCCCGCGGCCAGGTCGACGGTGACCGTGTCGCCGCCGCCCACGCCGGCCTGCCCGGTGAGCACGCCGTCGACGAGCAGGTCGTAGACGCCGTCCGGCCGGTCGGGCACGCCCGGGAACTCCCGCCGGGTGCGGATGCTGTCCAGTTCGATCGCGGTGGCCGCGGTGCGCAACGCCAGCCGCACCCCGGCCGGCTGCGCCTCGACGGTGTCCAGCTGCGGGTCCTGAGCCTGGGCGCGGGCCCACGCCGGGAGCCGGTGCGGCCGCAGCCCGCGGTCGGTCCGCTCGAGTTCCAGGGCGCCGTGGATCAGTTCGGGGGTCAGCATGGCCCCGATAGTACTTCGGGAATTAGCTAGTTGAATTAGCCAGGACGCGTCCCAGCCGGGTGTGGTCGTGGTAGTCGTGCGTCTCGGCGATGAGCCCGTCCCGCGAGCGCAGGTACTGCACGTTCGACACGCGCGCCCGCGCGCCGGTGGTGGTCACGTGCACGTCGTAGACGAACTCGGCGATGACGACGTCCGGGTCGACGGTCTCGTGCACGACCGCGTTCGCGACCGTGAAGCGGACCGGCATCGACGTCATCCGGGCGAAGTGCGCAGCGATCTCCGCGCGGCCGTCCAGGACGGTCGGCTCGGGCAGGGCCAGCGGGATCGTGACGTGGGCGTCCTCGGCGTAGAGGTCGGCGAGCGCCGTCCAGTCGTCGGACGACAGGCCGTCGAGCAGCCGATGGAACAGGTCAGCAGCAGGCATGGTTCTCTCTCCTCTAGAATCGGAGTCGTGACTCCGATTTCTAAAGATACGGAGTGGCGACTCCGTTTGTCGAGGCCCCGATGACCACGGATCGCCCTCTGCGCGCCGACGCCCGGCGCAACCGCGCGAAGGTGCTCGACGCCGCCGAGACGGTGTTCGCCTCCCACGGCACCGGCGCCTCCACCGAAGAGATCGCGCAGGCCGCCGGCGTCGGCATCGGCACGGTCTTCCGGCACTTCCCCACCAAGGAGGCGCTGCTGGCGGCCGTGTTCGTGTCCCGGCTCGACCGGCTCGCGGCCCAGCTGCGCGCCGCCGCCGAGGAGCCCGATCCCGGGGCCGCGTTCCGCGAACAGATCGCGCTCGCCGTCGACTCGTCGCCCTCGAAGAACGCGATCGCCGACGCGCTGGCCGCGGCCGGCGTCGAACTGGACGCGGTGAAGGCCGGGGTGGGCACCGCCGTGCGCGACGCGCTCGACCTGCTGCTCCGCCGGGCCCAGAGCGCCGGCGCGGTCCGCCCCGACCTCGACGTGCCGACCGTGATGGCGCTGCTGATCGGTGCGTCGCACGGCGTCGAGGCCGCCGGGGACGACCCCGACCGGCGGGCGCGGGTGATCAGCGTCCTGCTGGACGGCATGAGCGCCCGGTGAGGCGGGCATGGCCGAGACATGACCGACCAGACCTTGCTCATCCTCGGCGCCAGCGGTGACCTGACCGCGCGCCTGCTCCTGCCCGGACTCGGGAAGCTCCTGGAACTCGGCGGCGCGAAAGACATCGCGCTGGTGGGCTCCGGAATGGACGACTGGGGCGACGAGCAGTGGCGCGATCGCGTGCGTACCGCGTTCGGCCGCGACGACCCGATCGACGCCCGCTACCTGCGTGCCGACGTCACCAACGGCGACGACCTCGAGCGCCTGCTCGGCGCGTGCCACGGTGAGATCGTGATCTTCTTCGCGCTGCCGCCCTCGGTCACCGCGAAGGCCTGCGCGGCGCTGCGTGACGTCGGTCTGCCCCCGGGCACCCGGCTCGTGCTCGAGAAGCCGTTCGGCGTCGACGAGAAGACCGCACACGCGCTGAACGCGCTGCTGGTGCAGCTCGTCCCGGAGGCGCGGATCCATCGCGTCGACCATTTCCTCGGCAAGTCGACGGTGCTGAACATCCTCGGGCTGCGGTTCGCGAACCGGATCTTCGAGCCGGTACTGAACAACCAGCACGTGGAGTCGGTCGACATCGTGTTCGACGAGGACCTGGGCCTGGAGAGCCGCGCGGGCTACTACGACGGCGCGGGCGCGCTCGTCGACATGATCCAGAGCCACCTGCTGCAGATCCTGGCGATGCTCGCGATGGACGCCCCGCCGAGCCTGGAGGCGCACGAGTTCCGCGACAGCAAGGCCCAGGTGCTGCGGGCGACGCACGTCTGGGGCGACGACCCGCGGGCCGCCAGCCGCCGGGCGCGCTACACCGCCGGGACGATCGGCGACCGGTCGCTGCCGTCGTACGCCGACGAGCCCGGCGTCGACCCGGCGCGTGGCACCGAGACGCTGGCCGAGGTCGTGCTCGCGGTCGACACGTGGCGGTGGGCCGGGGTGCCGTTCCGGCTGCGGTCGGGGAAGGCGGTCGGGAACCGGCGCAAGGAAGCGGTCGTGACGTTCAAGCCGGCGCCGTGGGTGCCGACCGGGCTGACCGGCCCCGACCGCCCGGACCGGCTCCGGATCCTGTTCAGCCCCGACCGGCTGGAACTCGACCTCGACATCAACGGCCCCGGCGACCCGTTCGTGCTGGACCCGGTGACGCTGGGATCCGACTTCGGGCCCGGGGACCTGCCGCCCTACGGCGAGGTGCTCCGCGGCGTGCTCGACGACGACCCGACGCTGTCGGTGCGCGGTGACACCGCCGAGATGTGCTGGCACATCGTCCAGCCGGTGGTCGACGCCTGGCGCGCCGGCGAGGTGCCGCTCCAGGAGTACCCCGCCGGCAGCGCCGGCCCCGCGGACTCGCTCCTGCCGGGCTAGGCCGGTCTCGGAGGTCGCCGGGTTCGGCGGCCGCCTCCCGGGGAAATCCGTGGCTCCGGTCAGGCCGCGGGGAGCACGCGGTGCCAGAAGCGGAACGCGCCGATCGTCGTCGGGCCGTTCGGGCCGACGGTGACCGCGTCGGTCGGGATGCCCGCCGGGCGGACCGGGGCCTCCTCGCGCGCCGGCTCGGCGGACGTGCGCGCCAGCTGCGCCCCGATCAGGCCCTGCAGCACGTAGGCGAAGTGCTGATCGCCCACCGGCGCCAGCGGCGCGCGCACCGGCCGCGATGCGGCGGTCGTCGCGTCGATGCTCGAAACCTGAGTCATGTCCACCTCCTCGGCTGTGCGGTCACCGGGCTCATCGGTGCCGGCCCGGCCGATGCGAGCTCCGCGGCCGCCCAGCTCCCGTCGCGCACCCACCCGGGGAGCCGCCCCGCTCACCGCAACCGGCGCACACCCGGAACGCACCCGGGGTGCTCCGCTCAGGGCACGACCGTGACCGGCCACTTGCCGGCCTTCACCAGGCGGACGGCGAGCGATCCCACCCAGCGGTGGCCCGCGTGCGTCGACGCGCCGACCACGACCGCGTCGGCCCGTTCGTCGCTCGCCACGCGGCAGATCTCGGTGAACGGGTCACCGCGGACCGCGAGGAACCGCACGGTGACCCCG contains:
- a CDS encoding AAA family ATPase, with translation MRPMSVLVVLRGNSGSGKSTVARELRRRHGRGCALVDQDYLRRTVLREHDVAGGLAPTLVAATARLALTHGYSVVLEGILTAERYREELVALAAGHSGRSTFFWFDVSLPETLRRHATRPLAATVGPDALTSWYLESDRLGAPDEHVIAEASTLDETVAFVAERSGLPQDGRTEDYLPFARTRPDS
- a CDS encoding glucose-6-phosphate dehydrogenase, which encodes MTDQTLLILGASGDLTARLLLPGLGKLLELGGAKDIALVGSGMDDWGDEQWRDRVRTAFGRDDPIDARYLRADVTNGDDLERLLGACHGEIVIFFALPPSVTAKACAALRDVGLPPGTRLVLEKPFGVDEKTAHALNALLVQLVPEARIHRVDHFLGKSTVLNILGLRFANRIFEPVLNNQHVESVDIVFDEDLGLESRAGYYDGAGALVDMIQSHLLQILAMLAMDAPPSLEAHEFRDSKAQVLRATHVWGDDPRAASRRARYTAGTIGDRSLPSYADEPGVDPARGTETLAEVVLAVDTWRWAGVPFRLRSGKAVGNRRKEAVVTFKPAPWVPTGLTGPDRPDRLRILFSPDRLELDLDINGPGDPFVLDPVTLGSDFGPGDLPPYGEVLRGVLDDDPTLSVRGDTAEMCWHIVQPVVDAWRAGEVPLQEYPAGSAGPADSLLPG
- a CDS encoding SGNH/GDSL hydrolase family protein, producing the protein MLTPELIHGALELERTDRGLRPHRLPAWARAQAQDPQLDTVEAQPAGVRLALRTAATAIELDSIRTRREFPGVPDRPDGVYDLLVDGVLTGQAGVGGGDTVTVDLAAGTVTRQVGAPGTLTFAGLPARDKRVEIWLPHHESTELVALRADAPVVAAEHVGPRWWHHGSSISQGSNAASPSTTWVALAAAAAGADVTNLGFGGSALLDPFIGRILRDSDADVISVEIGINLVNADLMRRRAFAPAVHGLLDTIRDGHPTTPIVLISPLYCPIHETTPGPGAFDVEALREGRVAFVATGEPGPDKLTLTVIRDELARITGVRADEHLSLVDGLDLYGEADHAEHPLPDRLHPDAASHRLIASRFAHRLSLPTG
- a CDS encoding sensor histidine kinase, whose protein sequence is MRRRWPVTVLVASLVAVLTYNSTGFPGMGPLWPLLVPLYTVARAGRVLVGAGVGAAAILIGAGWVLRAGVPPLELLDMVVREVAVYALALVAGTAVRTRDRLAAEFSARLAAERGQQEREASERVLTERLRIARELHDVTAHTVAVVGLQITLAKELVDRDPAAAKKLLEGTRTINVDAIGELQASVTLLRDGEAPVLALPDETQLDELVSRAADSGVRVSLARSGPAGPYPPAVGLTVYRIVQEALTNVLRHASASTAAVAVDRSPAGVAVTVTDDGRGGPVSAWGHGLTGMRERVSSLGGSLHAGPAPRRGFEVKAWLPAEGEGA
- a CDS encoding multicopper oxidase family protein, which codes for MTTRTTTRRTVLRWGAAVSASLVVPSAGVAGFVWAGAGRGNVGTLTFRNRLPIPPELDASPGAALTLRSGESRLLPGPRTPTWGANGSILGPTLRARRGARVSVAVTNRLPETTSLHWHGMHLPAIADGGPHQPIAPGATWRPTWTIDQRAATLWYHPHLHRTTARHVYRGIAGLFLIDDERSDTLPHDYGVDDIPLIVQDRNFTRDGRLDEANLGFGGLATTGLLGDTILVNGGYDPFVEVVTRRVRFRLVNGSNARVYSLGFTDHRAFTLVATDAGWLETPVRCTRLRLSPGERAEIVVAFDPGERVVLRSFAPRLGGNLLTQRLAGGDDTFDLVQVRAAATLRPSPAVPERLTTGVRRPAITVPEPFRLDLGEFHLNGAVLDHGRIDRRVAAGSVERWEIRNPGQNVHNVHVHGASFHLLDRDGAPPPEAERGEKDTVFVPANSAVTLAVRYGTHVDARSPYMYHCHLLAHEDAGMMGQYVVVGPGAVARAHRHGE
- a CDS encoding TetR/AcrR family transcriptional regulator, which produces MTTDRPLRADARRNRAKVLDAAETVFASHGTGASTEEIAQAAGVGIGTVFRHFPTKEALLAAVFVSRLDRLAAQLRAAAEEPDPGAAFREQIALAVDSSPSKNAIADALAAAGVELDAVKAGVGTAVRDALDLLLRRAQSAGAVRPDLDVPTVMALLIGASHGVEAAGDDPDRRARVISVLLDGMSAR
- a CDS encoding SfnB family sulfur acquisition oxidoreductase; translated protein: MTVLTDDAAVLAAASAFAPTLRAGAEERDSTAALPYRELEQLAATGLLGMRVPAELGGAGVSTATVAEVFRVLSAADPAVGQIPQNHVAFVDLVLRAGTPAQREFFAAEFLAGARLGNALSERGTKTSRAYGTRILPRGEDVVVNGTKYYSTGALTAQWIPVFGLDELDEVSVAYVRRDTPGVVVEQDWNAFGQRATFSGTTRLTDVVVPAEHVLRRPFRVVAGTTFSAFGQIIHAAIEVGIARGALTDGVAFLRDKARPAHGSGYERAVDDPHLVRLAGELEIDVRAAEALLVSAARAVDAADDDPGLVTHARLEVAAAKAFAGRVALDVATRLFDFSGSSAADRKHDLDRHWRNARTHTLHDPARLKELALGTFLVTGEGPDPANTLI
- a CDS encoding nuclear transport factor 2 family protein, translated to MPAADLFHRLLDGLSSDDWTALADLYAEDAHVTIPLALPEPTVLDGRAEIAAHFARMTSMPVRFTVANAVVHETVDPDVVIAEFVYDVHVTTTGARARVSNVQYLRSRDGLIAETHDYHDHTRLGRVLANSTS
- a CDS encoding response regulator; amino-acid sequence: MIRVLLADDQQLVRVGLRSLLELDGDIEVVAEAADGPEALREAARVAPDVALLDIRMPHLDGLEVTRRLAAAQPDVRTVILTTFEIDAYVFEALRSGASGFLAKTVSHDELCRAVRVVAGGEALLSPSVTRRVIAEFARRVEPAEPSPERLAALTDREREVLTLVAAGLNNAEIGAALAMSPLTAKTHVTRIITKLAVRDRAQLVVLAYESGLVRANGR